The genomic segment GCGGTGGAGACGTTGAGCGTGGCGTTTACGGCCACTACACGCTGGCTGCCCCCGACGACTAGAATCAACTGAGCGCTCAGGCACCACCCACCGGACAGACAGGCCTCGTCAACATGCAGCGCATAATGGGATGAAGTGGTGTTAATGGAAGCTTTCCGCGACTCTGCGTCATTTGTTCATTAAAAGCCTTATTTAGCCTGAGAACTCATTGAGAGACAAATGACCATGTTTCAACGCTGATCCGTTACGAACCCTCCTGAAAGCCAATTTTGAAGTTACCAACATGACTGCCAGCCAAGGACCACGCTGTAACAGCTATCCCCATACACAGTCATTTGAACAAGCGTACGTTGCCTGACCTGTTTGTGCTGGGCTCTCTGCTTGGTCTCGGGGCTGTCTCCTTTTGATGACGACGACTGTTGCCGTAGCCGCGCACCACTGCCGGGCCAGTCGGGCGATGATGACATCATGCTGCCGCTGGCGGGGCGCGGGTAGGGCCCGCTGTTGAGCAGGTTCGGCGGCGTGCGGCCCCTGGTGACGGTGGTCTGCGGAGGGGGCTGGTCTATCCTGCGCTGGGGGCCGGCGTTGTTTTGTCTGGGCATGGTGGGCTGGGCCTCTGTGAGTGACAGCTGCCTCCGTGTGCCTACAAACTCCCCCGAACGACGTGCATACTCCTCCCCGCtactccccccaccaccacctcctcctccgtggTTCAGGAAGGTGTtgtgtttccctcctcctcccagcccGTCCtcattgttgctatgggaactgTGGGAGCTGTGGCACTCGGAGCCTGAGTCGGCCATGCCTCGCGGCGACACTGGCAGCCCTGCCGCCATCTGGTAGACGGGGTTCTGGAAGGACAGGGGGGCCAGAAGCTGAGCCGACCTGCCTGGGGCACTCTCCGACCCAGGGGTGGTGGGGGTCTGGACCGGCCTCCTCAGTGTAGGACCTCCAATGATGTTACCTTGGGGGGTCCGGGCCGACCACACTCCCCCAGGAACGATGCCCTCTCCCAGTCCGTCTGAGGGGCCGCCCTCTAAGATGCGGGGGTCCTGGAGGTCCACCATGGAAAGGCTTTTGCTGCCGTTGGCTATGCCCAGCTCGGGTTCATTGGACTCGGAGTAGCTAGAGCTGCGGGCCGGGGAGGGGTGGATCCCAGAATTCCTGGTGACGAAGAAAAGGTCCTTGTTCTCCGGGGTCGGGGAGGGTAACCTGGTGAAGTCCACCAacctggggaggggaggaggaacaggaggtaaAAAGGAGGAATGGCAAAGATAGAGAGGTTTTGACTATTCTGTAAAACAGTTGTACACGGCTGTATCTATTGACCCTTACAGACATGAAAAATGACCAGTCAAACCCTTCAGCCCACACATGACAAACAGTTAAGTGTGAAATCCCAATGAACACTCACCCTAcacaacaggacacatggtataaaAACAGCAAACCAGCAGCAGGTGAGGATGTGAGTCATAGGGAGAAGTTAAGTGATCCACactcattctctcctcccctcccgtcctcctcctcctcctcctcctctcatttcctccacCACCCAGTCAGAAGCTTTATTGTCTGCAGACGATTACCTTGACAGCCACGATTTATGTccccataatctctctctctcactttctctctctctgctgctttctctctctcctctcctctatatccctccctccctccctctgtgtgaaTGGGATGTAATTAAGAAAGACTGCTAGAATGCTAGTCTTGTTCACTCCAGCCTCCATAAATCTGACTGGGGTTACAGGTTCTCTGCCAGCCTGATAAGGAGGGGACAGGACAGGGACTGTGGCTGGGTCGACACACCATAGCGTGGTCTGACAAGGGGGGTGCGCGACGACGACAGTGGCTAATTATACCGATTGATCCTGGACCGCTGTTGAACACAATAGACAACAATGACCGTCATCTCATTCACCTATCAAAGAAATGAACTTCCAAGAGATCGTCATTATCATTCTTCATTTGTTGACCTTCATTAGAGATCGTCATGACCTTTTATCTCACATGAAATTTGAAGAGCAAACCTTGACCACCTTAATCATTCCTACCCATACCCATACAGATtccttttgtttgttttgttcctcCTTGCCTTTACCCTACCCTCACCCTGTCCTTACCCTGAGAGGTCATTGTCGATGACCATCTTCTGCAGGCCGGTGGAGATGCTGCAGCCTGCCCCGGTGTTGGGCGGAGACCCTGTACGGTCAGAGGGGGACGGAgcggtcatggtcatggtcatacTGGACGGATTGGTCAGCGCTGTGTTCACCTCCCGGAGGATCCTGGGTAGAGGCCCCAGTTTGGAGGCGGAGGTCTGAGGGGCAAAAGGTTCAAAGTCAGAGATGGGGTCAGGGGTGAGGGTAGCGCAGTAGAAAAGTTGAGGCCTTTAAGCACAGATCTGAGATCCACTTCCACCTCCTGCAATCCTAATAATGAATCAGGGCGGTGGGGTACGGAAGACATTAGACTGAcattagatcagtgtctaggctTGGGGGCAAACTTCATCCTACTTAGGCTCACTCTGTATTAATGGCATTCTTCACAGTCTTCTACTCCACTATATATGAAGCCATTTTAAGCATCCGTGTGGTGCTGCTGCAACTTTTATAGGCACTAACTGAAACCTTGGATCGCAGATGAGACGGCAACTTATTTTCCTCCCCGTgtctgtgtcagtcagtcagctgctcGATGGCGTATTATTTTTCCAATTACAGAGTGCTAATCTTACTCTAATTATGCCCTTCAGTTTGAATAATGAATCCGAGCCTGGGAGGACATGACGGCGAACGGGGACAgacaggataaaaaaataaaaaagtgaaataaaaggaagtgtgttgttctctgtgaGGATCGgatggagcacacacacatacaaatggaGTCTATATGGGTTTTGCTGATGGGTTATGGGTttgctgatttgatttgatttgagtctatATGGGTTTTGACCCCAAATGTACCTAGTAATTACCACGCTGGGATGGCTCTCCATACGGAACCATGGCTTATGCACTAGGTGCCCTAGCAAATCCATTTGCAAATCAGAGCACACCAATAGTGCACTCTCATTGACAGAGAGTGGTCGCGGTAGTTGTATTATATAAGCAATGGTGTGCTGTACACATTGGTGAATGTTGTTCGGTAAACATGCTAATGCACCCTGTACATCATTAAACACTGAAGGGTAGTGATAATGCACCACAGCATTTTTAAGTATGTACTTTCAAAGTACGTATTTAATTAGAGCCAGAGGTTTTTCCTGACTACATGACCTGACCAGAGAAAAAGGTCTGGGGGTCTAGTTATATAGGCTTTCACCAGGTCTCAGAAAATGTTCTTGGTCAATTCCGATCATGAAAATCCACTGATAGCTGGGGCCTTGAGTGGTCAGGACAAACTCCCGTCTCCTTTCAATTCTTGAAAAACGATATACAGACGTAAGTGTATATGAACGAATGACAAAATGTCCCTTGTATTCATTGTTGTGTTCCCCCCCCCCCTGGTTGTCAGCCCTACCTGGTCCATGGTAGAGACGACCTCTGACAGCAGGTTGTGCAGGGTGGACAGCTCCCGTCCCAGGTCGATGTAACCTTCGAACCCTGCTGTGTTGGAGATGGTCTCCGGGTTGGAGATCTCCAGCAGGAAGCGCTGCATGTTGGTCCACTCATGTTCCAGGAACTGGTTCATAAAGGACATGTACTCCTCCTTACTGCCAAacctgggatggagagagagaaaaagaaagcgagagggagagagtgagtgccCGCATATagaaaggtctctctctctctctctctctctctctctctctctctctctctctctctctctctctctctctctctctctctctctctctctctctctctctctctctctctctctctctctctctctctctctctctctctctctctctctctctctctctctctctctctctctctctctctctctctctctctctctctctctctctctctctctctctctctctctcacgcacgcacgcacacacagtgaAAACGGACGACGTCAACACACACACGCCGTCAACACACACTCACTTGGTGAAGTTGGCCAGGTTCTGGGTGACCTTGGCGATGAGCGTGAGTGTGCGTGCGGTGCGGTCGTCAGGGTACTCCTGCATCAGGTTGAAGAGCGACGGGGACATAACGGCCGGGCACAGGAAGCGCAGGAACAGAGACGCACTGATCAGCCGCTCGCTGATGTCCGGTCGGCCCCGGCTACTGCACTCCTGTCGCCACGACGCAAACACCTCCTTCAGTTCCCGTGGAAACACACTGCCAGGGAGGGGGACGTATCAACAACGTTAGGGAGGGGATTAGACAGTGTGCTGTTCCCTGTGGTAACTGTGGTTCCTAAAATGTCATGAGAGATAAATGGTAGTGTATTGTGGCCCGGTGTCCCAGTAGTTACCAGTAGGAGTTGATGATCTTGCAGAAGGCCAGCTCGCAGCACATCTTCAGGTTACTCTGGTGCTCCTGCAGGTCATTGGACGAACACTTGGACGGGTCCACCTCACAGTTCTCATCTGACTCATACAGCGCCTTGATAAACTCACctgtaacacagggagagagagagagagagagagacagtcagacacgGACATTCAGCCAGTTCGGAGAGTCAACGgggttggagacagagacagtcagacacgGACATTCAGCCAGTTCGGAGAGTCaacggggttggagagagagacagtcagacacgGACATTCAGCCAGTTCGGAGAGTCaacggggttggagagagagacagtcagacacgGACATTCAGCCAGTTCGGAGAGTCaacggggttggagagagagacagtcagacacgGACATTCAGCCAGTTCGGAGAGTCAacggggatggagagagagacagtcagacacgGACATTCAGCCAGTTCGGAGAGTCaacggggttggagagagagacagtcagacacgGACATTCAGCCAGTTCGGAGAGTCAACGGggttggagagggagacaggtgagtGACGAGACACAAACATTCATCCATTCAGACAAACATTAATTCAGACGCAAAACATTCATGAATTCAGACACAAACATTCATTAATTCAGACAAACATTCATTAATTCAGACACAAACATTCATTAATTCAGACACAAACATTCATTAATTCAGACACAAAACATTAATTCATTCAGTAAACAGTTTGTTGCTGGAGGTAGTTATAATGATTGACCACCAGGGGGCTGTTTTTGCTATTGACCGCTGGGATTTAAAACAATTAAAATGACACTGAATCGCTGAAAGAATGACCGTCTCAATTCAACACATCACACCATAACAGCATACCATAACAGCATACCATAACAGCATACCATAAGCAAGACATCACTTCAGACCGTCACCAACTATCCAATGGCAACAGTATGTCAACCAACAATAAGAACCCTGAGTGAACCTGAGTCAGAGACCCAGGTCATCCCAGGTAACACAACTGATGTTCATGCGCTTCAGACAACGCTCCATCAACGTTCCACaaacccacccccctctctctcccccttcctgtcAACCTTGCCCTTCCCATATGAAGGAGaacaagagaggaagagagagagagagtgagggaggagaccgagagagagaaagaacgagagagtgGATGTGGTAAGACTATAAAAAGAAGATCTCATCCGTAGTTTGACAGTGATAAAGGTGTAATCACTTCCCCTGTacagtttgtctgtctctctccctccccctctccctccccctactcctGGTCATCCTTATGTCACCCCTGCATGGCAGACCAGAACCAGTTCATCATGGCATGCGATGAGATGTTCCATTATTCACCTACGGTAGGCTTCAAAGCACATTAGCTCCAAGGAATACACACATGGATGATTCCCTGAGGCCCCAATATATTCTTAACACAACCCCAGAAAtaaataaagacagacagacagacggacggacggacggacggacggacggacggacggacggacggacggacagacggacggacggacggacggacagacagacagaccttttacatctatacacagagagggaaatgagagagggatggaaaaagAAAGAGCATTTGCAGGGAGGGCGTGTGCTTTTCTGCAGCTAAAACTGCTGCTGTGTATGTGTCTAAATCAGGCTGGATGAGGTAAATACAGCAACATGCACCAGGCTTATTGCCGGGACTACGGCCAAACAATAACACTGGACTAaccttatggtagagaaagggagagtgagatagggaagggggaaaaaaagagagaaagtccTGTGTACAGGAGGGTTGGGCCTTCTCTGCCTTAAGACCTCCACTACAGCTCAATGACCTTTGACCTCTACTACAGCTCAGTAAGCTCTTTACTATGAACTATCTAAAAAAAtgtggtatttcattactttaacagaacattTCCTGAAACTTAAAAGATGGTTATATTTAATTTCAATTTTGGTAATGTTATAGGAACTTTCTCCAAAAGACGGCACAACATTCAGAATGTCGTAAAATATTTAGGAGAATGTTAaaaaacaacgttcttctgtgggaatttcaggacttcagcataatgtttcctacaggtttccttatggttctatttaaagccATGTTATCAAATTGTTCCAGAACGTTAAGAAAACTttcaacaaaaacaacaagaaCATGTTAGTAACGTTCAGGGAACGTTCTaataatgttatttaaaaaaaaacatacattttgttctcagaacattaagaaaacattccataaaaaccacaagaaaactttagtaatgttcagagaatgttctaaattttttattttaaaacataCATTCCATtcttctcagcatcaacaaaaatCTATCCCCTATCGTGTTAAGTGTGTTGACCGCGCCTACTCATTTTCCACATCTGAACTTAAAGTGGAACTGGCAGCGTttgaactactttgcagatatgaaacaaacagacaatcataatatcagacATGATGATCAATAtcaaatattgctatcaggttgtaaatcacagctggcttGTATGTTGTTCGTTGCTTCCACCCATTCGGGTtccactgtttcagtttcaatgactcaatattttggacaaaaacggattgatgtaactaaggctgggaatgtcaatacaatcaaactaccaagggcaatgatcacaagtcagtcaacATGGCTAATAGGCTTGCATATCTATTGATTTAGCTATTGATTTAGCTATTGATTTAGCTATTGATTTAGCTATTGATTTAGCTATTTATTTAGCTATTTATTTAGGAAGCTAGAAACCGAGAGCCTAACGTTAACTCGCTGCTTGGAGGATGTCAggtcattggaggagtgggtgagtgaccgACCTTTCCTCTCAATTTTTCCCGGTGGAGACAGATGTTTTTTAATTAGGCGTTATTTACCGCAGTGTCTATTGACTGTCCGAACGCACGGCCGCTATCCCACTCTATAATGCTATAGAATATTCACAAATAGCCTTACTCTACGTCATTCCCAAGCATTCTATGAATTCATGCTTGTTTGATTAATAGTGTGAAGACTTGAAGGCTTGAAGACAGGCATTAGAGAGATAAATAATGTTTATCTTCTCTCCTCCAGAGGGTGGCCTGCGCTGAAGGGAAATGTCACAGTCCACAGACTGGAGCAGTCATCTCTACAGCCATCTCCTACAGCTGAATACAAAGACCATATCTACAGCCCCATCCTCCTCACCTGTATAGCAGATCCTACCACATACATCGTCTCCAATAgctttatctctcctctcctataaCTGAACACATAGAGAAGCTGGAGAAGACAGGAAGGCAGACATTCAGGAAacgaggcaggcagacagatatatagatacagacagacagacttaccaAGTGCGTCCTGCAGGTACTTCTGCCCCACCAGTTTGAGGTACTCCTCTATAGCCTTGGTGGCCAGGGTGTTCTCTCGGAAGATCAGGTGCTCGTTCTCCCCACACCGGTCCACCTCTGACATCATCAGGTCAGTCAGGAAGTCCTACAGCAAAACAGGAAGAGAGAACATGTTGAGATGAGACTACAACTCCCAGAAGACACTGCAGTTGctaagccagcagcataccaccctgcataccactgctggcttgcttctgaagctaagcagcgttggtcctggtcagtccctagatgggagaccagatgctgctggaagtggtgttggagggccagtagggggcactctatcctctggtctaaaacatatcccaatgccccagggcagtgattggggacactgccctgtgtagggtgccgtcttttggcTAATAGTTAAAGAGCAGCCTTGTAACTTTGTCCTCCCTACAATCCTCATCGCAGCACACCACTGCCGTCTTGCTTTCGGATTCTCTCCATCCTcgaccagctaacgttagctagctagccaattaaACAAATGACTTGGCAGCTTCAGTCTTAATTAACGCCGTGGTGGATTCTGATTATATGAATTAGCCACATTAAttgcagtggcgtgtattcatggatgccaagggaagccagacttccccaaatatttgaccaatgaaataaataaataatcataataatttatctttcgtctctctgtgttttcataattttcaTCTGAGCGAGGGAAAcggcgcccctctgtctcagtatgtgtagcccatgtatctgatgctgtctggaacaaaagagtatgacatgttgCCACcgtagcatttgattgattgatgccagcaagcatttggcctccttTGATAAAACAATTATAAAATAATTAGCCTATCAGCATTGAGCTGAGCTCAACTGTGGGTTGTCCTGGCACAGCAAAATTCCTCCCAAGGgcagccagtttggatttggcttcacaccaatcaaatcacatccTAATCAAAACGTCATCATTGTCAGACAAACGTGTCTGTTTCATGTCTGCTTGTGTTGACCTGCAGTACCTAGCTTGCTAAAATCGGCCCTTTCCTTAGCCGTGGATGGAGATgtggatttggacttgtggttttgacATAATGCTCTGTACAGGCCAACGATTAGGATCTAACCATAAATGAATATattgtgccactggcctgagatgactgaagttcaatatgtagcctagatGTAGCCTGTTAAGctcacgttaactagctagctaatttaactGGTTCATTTTTGCCCATGCGAGGAAGTTAGGCTACCTActgtggctaaaatgcttgctagcctATGGAAAAACTAAAAGCGTAGTATATGACAGACCATAGACTGCTTTGGCAACacgaggaggatggcattggcgttcaaCTAGTCTACAAGTAGTGTGAGTCAATTTCTTATTTTACTTGTgtgtgcacgtacacacacacacacacacacacacacaaatcaatatCATGGACGGCCACATGGTATTAAGCAACATTGATTGAGCTAAAagcaaaagcactcacaaacatctacagatgcacaatcgagagcatcttgtcgggctgtatcacagcctggtatggcaactgctctgcccacaaccgcaaggctctccagagggtagtgaggtctgcacaacgcatcaccaggggcaaactacctgccccccaggacacctacaccacccgatgtcacaggaaggtcaaaaagattatcaaggacaacaaccacccgagccactgcctgttcaccccgctatcatccagaaggcgaggtcagtacagatgcatcaaagctgggaccgagagactgaaaaacagcttctatctcaaggccatcagactgttaaacagccaccactaacattgagtggctgctgccaacacactgactcaactccagccactttaataatggaaattgatgtaaaatatatcactagccactttaaactatgctacttaatataatgtttacataccctacattactcatctcatatgcatatgtatatactgtactctatatcatctactgcatcttgcctatgccgttctgcaccatcactcattcatatatctttatgtacatattatttatccctttacacttgtgtgtataagacagtagttgtggaattgttagttagattacttgttggttattactgcattgtcggaactagaagcacaagcatttcgctacactcacattaacatctgctaaccatgtgtatgtgaccaatacaatttgatttgattgtatttgaaatagtttttggtatctttaagtttgttttcagtgtatt from the Oncorhynchus tshawytscha isolate Ot180627B linkage group LG33, Otsh_v2.0, whole genome shotgun sequence genome contains:
- the LOC112230876 gene encoding disabled homolog 2-interacting protein isoform X3; this translates as MPGGAPDMEPAAAATPFRVTGFLSRRLKGSIKRTKSQPKLDRNSSFRHILPGFRSVDNERSHLMPRLKESRSHESLLSPGSAVEAVDLSMEDEVLIKPVHSSILGQDYCFEVTTSTGTKCFSCRSSAERDKWMENLRRAVHPNKDNSRRVENMLKLWIIEAKDLPAKKKYFCELCLDDALYARTTCKLKTDNVFWGEHFEFNNLPAVKSITAHLYKDSDKKKKKDKNNYIGLVNIPVAAVTGRQFMEKWYSVNTPTPNKGKTPGPMIRIKACYQSMNILPMEMYKEFAEYTTNNYMLLCSVLEPGISVKNKEEMASALVHILQSTGKAKDFLTDLMMSEVDRCGENEHLIFRENTLATKAIEEYLKLVGQKYLQDALGEFIKALYESDENCEVDPSKCSSNDLQEHQSNLKMCCELAFCKIINSYCVFPRELKEVFASWRQECSSRGRPDISERLISASLFLRFLCPAVMSPSLFNLMQEYPDDRTARTLTLIAKVTQNLANFTKFGSKEEYMSFMNQFLEHEWTNMQRFLLEISNPETISNTAGFEGYIDLGRELSTLHNLLSEVVSTMDQTSASKLGPLPRILREVNTALTNPSSMTMTMTAPSPSDRTGSPPNTGAGCSISTGLQKMVIDNDLSGLVDFTRLPSPTPENKDLFFVTRNSGIHPSPARSSSYSESNEPELGIANGSKSLSMVDLQDPRILEGGPSDGLGEGIVPGGVWSARTPQGNIIGGPTLRRPVQTPTTPGSESAPGRSAQLLAPLSFQNPVYQMAAGLPVSPRGMADSGSECHSSHSSHSNNEDGLGGGGKHNTFLNHGGGGGGGGSSGEEYARRSGEFVGTRRQLSLTEAQPTMPRQNNAGPQRRIDQPPPQTTVTRGRTPPNLLNSGPYPRPASGSMMSSSPDWPGSGARLRQQSSSSKGDSPETKQRAQHKQAPSPMNPNALDRTAAWLLNMNVQYVDHEGMDPEFRNREDLTLAEKYQQEIVVLQEKLRVSVQKLEEYEARLKGQDDGGPKVLMEYQARLEESEERLRRQQDDKDIQMKGIISRLMSVEEELKKDHSDMQAAVDSKQKVIDAQEKRIASLDAANARLMSALTQLKERYSMQTRNGISPTNPTKLQITENGEFRNSSNC
- the LOC112230876 gene encoding disabled homolog 2-interacting protein isoform X2 — protein: MAGAGITRKGSGRPSYYYRFLGRTRLQRQRSRSRSRTRPAASRESPPERTGRRRSMPGGAPDMEPAAAATPFRVTGFLSRRLKGSIKRTKSQPKLDRNSSFRHILPGFRSVDNERSHLMPRLKESRSHESLLSPGSAVEAVDLSMEDEVLIKPVHSSILGQDYCFEVTTSTGTKCFSCRSSAERDKWMENLRRAVHPNKDNSRRVENMLKLWIIEAKDLPAKKKYFCELCLDDALYARTTCKLKTDNVFWGEHFEFNNLPAVKSITAHLYKDSDKKKKKDKNNYIGLVNIPVAAVTGRQFMEKWYSVNTPTPNKGKTPGPMIRIKACYQSMNILPMEMYKEFAEYTTNNYMLLCSVLEPGISVKNKEEMASALVHILQSTGKAKDFLTDLMMSEVDRCGENEHLIFRENTLATKAIEEYLKLVGQKYLQDALGEFIKALYESDENCEVDPSKCSSNDLQEHQSNLKMCCELAFCKIINSYCVFPRELKEVFASWRQECSSRGRPDISERLISASLFLRFLCPAVMSPSLFNLMQEYPDDRTARTLTLIAKVTQNLANFTKFGSKEEYMSFMNQFLEHEWTNMQRFLLEISNPETISNTAGFEGYIDLGRELSTLHNLLSEVVSTMDQTSASKLGPLPRILREVNTALTNPSSMTMTMTAPSPSDRTGSPPNTGAGCSISTGLQKMVIDNDLSGLVDFTRLPSPTPENKDLFFVTRNSGIHPSPARSSSYSESNEPELGIANGSKSLSMVDLQDPRILEGGPSDGLGEGIVPGGVWSARTPQGNIIGGPTLRRPVQTPTTPGSESAPGRSAQLLAPLSFQNPVYQMAAGLPVSPRGMADSGSECHSSHSSHSNNEDGLGGGGKHNTFLNHGGGGGGGGSSGEEYARRSGEFVGTRRQLSLTEAQPTMPRQNNAGPQRRIDQPPPQTTVTRGRTPPNLLNSGPYPRPASGSMMSSSPDWPGSGARLRQQSSSSKGDSPETKQRAQHKQYQQEIVVLQEKLRVSVQKLEEYEARLKGQDDGGPKVLMEYQARLEESEERLRRQQDDKDIQMKGIISRLMSVEEELKKDHSDMQAAVDSKQKVIDAQEKRIASLDAANARLMSALTQLKERYSMQTRNGISPTNPTKLQITENGEFRNSSNC
- the LOC112230876 gene encoding disabled homolog 2-interacting protein isoform X1 is translated as MAGAGITRKGSGRPSYYYRFLGRTRLQRQRSRSRSRTRPAASRESPPERTGRRRSMPGGAPDMEPAAAATPFRVTGFLSRRLKGSIKRTKSQPKLDRNSSFRHILPGFRSVDNERSHLMPRLKESRSHESLLSPGSAVEAVDLSMEDEVLIKPVHSSILGQDYCFEVTTSTGTKCFSCRSSAERDKWMENLRRAVHPNKDNSRRVENMLKLWIIEAKDLPAKKKYFCELCLDDALYARTTCKLKTDNVFWGEHFEFNNLPAVKSITAHLYKDSDKKKKKDKNNYIGLVNIPVAAVTGRQFMEKWYSVNTPTPNKGKTPGPMIRIKACYQSMNILPMEMYKEFAEYTTNNYMLLCSVLEPGISVKNKEEMASALVHILQSTGKAKDFLTDLMMSEVDRCGENEHLIFRENTLATKAIEEYLKLVGQKYLQDALGEFIKALYESDENCEVDPSKCSSNDLQEHQSNLKMCCELAFCKIINSYCVFPRELKEVFASWRQECSSRGRPDISERLISASLFLRFLCPAVMSPSLFNLMQEYPDDRTARTLTLIAKVTQNLANFTKFGSKEEYMSFMNQFLEHEWTNMQRFLLEISNPETISNTAGFEGYIDLGRELSTLHNLLSEVVSTMDQTSASKLGPLPRILREVNTALTNPSSMTMTMTAPSPSDRTGSPPNTGAGCSISTGLQKMVIDNDLSGLVDFTRLPSPTPENKDLFFVTRNSGIHPSPARSSSYSESNEPELGIANGSKSLSMVDLQDPRILEGGPSDGLGEGIVPGGVWSARTPQGNIIGGPTLRRPVQTPTTPGSESAPGRSAQLLAPLSFQNPVYQMAAGLPVSPRGMADSGSECHSSHSSHSNNEDGLGGGGKHNTFLNHGGGGGGGGSSGEEYARRSGEFVGTRRQLSLTEAQPTMPRQNNAGPQRRIDQPPPQTTVTRGRTPPNLLNSGPYPRPASGSMMSSSPDWPGSGARLRQQSSSSKGDSPETKQRAQHKQAPSPMNPNALDRTAAWLLNMNVQYVDHEGMDPEFRNREDLTLAEKYQQEIVVLQEKLRVSVQKLEEYEARLKGQDDGGPKVLMEYQARLEESEERLRRQQDDKDIQMKGIISRLMSVEEELKKDHSDMQAAVDSKQKVIDAQEKRIASLDAANARLMSALTQLKERYSMQTRNGISPTNPTKLQITENGEFRNSSNC
- the LOC112230876 gene encoding disabled homolog 2-interacting protein isoform X4, with the protein product MPRLKESRSHESLLSPGSAVEAVDLSMEDEVLIKPVHSSILGQDYCFEVTTSTGTKCFSCRSSAERDKWMENLRRAVHPNKDNSRRVENMLKLWIIEAKDLPAKKKYFCELCLDDALYARTTCKLKTDNVFWGEHFEFNNLPAVKSITAHLYKDSDKKKKKDKNNYIGLVNIPVAAVTGRQFMEKWYSVNTPTPNKGKTPGPMIRIKACYQSMNILPMEMYKEFAEYTTNNYMLLCSVLEPGISVKNKEEMASALVHILQSTGKAKDFLTDLMMSEVDRCGENEHLIFRENTLATKAIEEYLKLVGQKYLQDALGEFIKALYESDENCEVDPSKCSSNDLQEHQSNLKMCCELAFCKIINSYCVFPRELKEVFASWRQECSSRGRPDISERLISASLFLRFLCPAVMSPSLFNLMQEYPDDRTARTLTLIAKVTQNLANFTKFGSKEEYMSFMNQFLEHEWTNMQRFLLEISNPETISNTAGFEGYIDLGRELSTLHNLLSEVVSTMDQTSASKLGPLPRILREVNTALTNPSSMTMTMTAPSPSDRTGSPPNTGAGCSISTGLQKMVIDNDLSGLVDFTRLPSPTPENKDLFFVTRNSGIHPSPARSSSYSESNEPELGIANGSKSLSMVDLQDPRILEGGPSDGLGEGIVPGGVWSARTPQGNIIGGPTLRRPVQTPTTPGSESAPGRSAQLLAPLSFQNPVYQMAAGLPVSPRGMADSGSECHSSHSSHSNNEDGLGGGGKHNTFLNHGGGGGGGGSSGEEYARRSGEFVGTRRQLSLTEAQPTMPRQNNAGPQRRIDQPPPQTTVTRGRTPPNLLNSGPYPRPASGSMMSSSPDWPGSGARLRQQSSSSKGDSPETKQRAQHKQAPSPMNPNALDRTAAWLLNMNVQYVDHEGMDPEFRNREDLTLAEKYQQEIVVLQEKLRVSVQKLEEYEARLKGQDDGGPKVLMEYQARLEESEERLRRQQDDKDIQMKGIISRLMSVEEELKKDHSDMQAAVDSKQKVIDAQEKRIASLDAANARLMSALTQLKERYSMQTRNGISPTNPTKLQITENGEFRNSSNC